Sequence from the Piscinibacter sp. HJYY11 genome:
GGTCGTCGGCAGGTTGATGATGCACTTGCGCTCCGGCGTCGGCTGCCACACCTCGGTGACGGCATCGACGATGCGCTTGGCGAAAACGAGTTCGGTGTCGGAGAAGGTCTCGGGCGAGTACTCGAAGCGCCAGTCGGTCTCGGATTGCTCCGCAGCGAGCCGGTTCATCAACTGCGCATGCTCCACGGCCAGCGCGACCACGCCATCCTGGTCGAGGCCGAGCACCACGTCGCGCATCACCGGTGCGGTGGCGTTGTAGAGGTGCACGATGGCGCGCTTCGCGCCCTTGAGCGACTCGAAGGTGCGGCGAATCAACGGCTCGCGCGCCTGCGTCAACACCTGGATCGTCACGTCGTCCGGCACCAGGTCCTGCTCGATCAGCATCCGTACGAAGTCGAACTCCGTCTGGGACGCGGATGGGAAGCCGACCTCGATCTCCTTGAAGCCGATGCGCAACAGCATCTCGAACATGCGCAGCTTGCGCGACACGTCCATCGGCTCGATCAGCGCCTGGTTGCCGTCGCGCAGATCGGTGCTGAGCCAGATCGGTGCTTCGGTGAGCACGGCATCCGGCCAGGTGCGGTCACGCAGGCCGATGGGTGCAAACGGTCGGTACTTCTGCTGCGGTTGCTTCAACATGGTCATCCCCTGAAGAGAGTTGAACGGCAACCAGCAAACCCAAATGCAAAACGGCCCGATGCTGGTTGCAAACGGGCCGTTGAGAACGAAAACGATGGACGTGAACGATCAGCGAGCCCGTGGCACCTCTAGTAGAACTAGCGCGAGGGAGATCGAAAACGTCATGCCGGCGAATATATCAGCGTTTTCTTCAGCGGTGCAGGCCTTCTTCGTCGGGCTCGTCCATCGAGGTGGCAATAACGCTCACCGGACGGCCTTTCATGCGCTTCCATGCATAGACCCCATAGCCGGACAAGCCATAGATCACGAACAGGCCGAACAACACCAACGGTGGATGCAAGGTGATGAAGGCAATGCCCAGTGCAATGGCCACGATGACGATGAAGGGCACCGAGCGTTTGAAGCTCACGTCCTTGAAGCTGTAGAACGGGACGTTCGTGACCATCGTGAGACCGGCATAGAGGGCGAAGCCGAACGCCGTCCAACGCAGCCAGTCGCCGGTCAGCGCCACCTTGAAGCCCGAGTCGTCCATCAACCAGATGAAGCCCATGACGAGGGCTGCGGCTGCGGGGCTGGGCAGTCCTTGAAAGAAGCGTTTGTCGACGACACCCAGGTTGGTGTTGAAGCGGGCCAGGCGCAACGCGGCGCATGAGCAATAGACAAAAGCCGCGATCCAGCCCAGCTTGCCCAGGCCCTTCAGCGCCCATTCGTAGACGATGAGCGCAGGCGCCGCACCGAACGAGACCATGTCGGACAGGCTGTCCATCTGCTCGCCGAAGGTGCTCTGCGTGTTGGTCATGCGGGCGACGCGGCCATCGAGGCTGTCGAGCACCATCGCGCAGAAGATGCCGATGGCCGCTTGCTCGAAGCGGCCGTTCATCGCCATCACGATGCCGTAGAAGCCGCCAAAGAGCGCAGCCAGCGTGAACAGGTTTGGCAGGATGTAGATGCCCTTGCGGCGCGGGCGCGCAGGCGCTTCGTCTGCGTCGGCCACGGGTTGCACGCCGTCATGCATGTCGTTCATCTGCGTCAGTGAGAGTGGCGAAAACCAAGGCAAGGAGGATACAGCAGCCCCCAGCAAAAACGCCGCAAGGTTTTCCTTGCGGCGTCTCGTGCGGGCAGGCTCGACCGATCAGTTCTTGCTCTGGTCGACCAGCTTGTTCTTCTTGATCCACGGCATCATCGCGCGCAGCTTCTCGCCGACCTGTTCGATCGGGTGCTCGGCCATCAGGCGGCGACGCGACAGCAGCGTGGGCGCACCAGCCTTGTTCTCGAGGATGAAGCTCTTGGCGTAGTCGCCGGTCTGGATGTCCTTCAGCACCTGCTTCATGACCTTCTTGGTCTCTTCGGTCACGACGCGCGGGCCGGTGACGTACTCGCCGTACTCGGCGTTGTTCGAGATCGAGTAGTTCATGTTCGCGATGCCGCCTTCGTAGATCATGTCCACGATGAGCTTCAGCTCGTGCAGGCATTCGAAATAGGCCATCTCGGGCGCGTAGCCCGCTTCGGTCAGCGTCTCGAAGCCCGCCTTGATCAGCTCGACGGTGCCGCCGCACAGCACGGCTTGCTCGCCGAACAGGTCGGTCTCGGTCTCTTCACGGAAGTTGGTCTCGATGATGCCGGCCTTGCCGCCACCGTTGGCCGCGGCGTAGCTCAGGGCGAGGTCACGCGCCTTGCCCGACTTGTCGGCATGCACGGCGATCAGGTGCGGCACGCCGCCGCCTTGCGTGTAGGTGCCGCGCACGGTGTGGCCGGGCGCCTTCGGGGCGACCATCCAGACGTCGAGGTCAGCACGCGGCGTCACGAAGCCGTAGTGCACGTTGAAGCCGTGGGCGAAGACGAGCGAAGCGCCCTGGCGGATGTTCGGCTCGATGTCCTTGTAGTACACGGCCGCGATCTGCTCGTCAGGCAGGAGGATCATGACGACGTCGGCAGCCTTGACCGCGTCAGCGACTTCGGCGACCTTGAGGCCGGCCTTCTCGACCTTGCCCCAGGAAGCACCACCCTTGCGCAGGCCGACGGTGACCTTCACGCCACTGTCGTTCAGGTTCTGCGCGTGCGCGTGGCCTTGCGAGCCGTAGCCGATGATGGCGACGTTCTTGCCCTTGATCAGGCTGAGGTCGGCGTCCTTGTCGTAATAAACCTTCATGTCTAGCTCCTTCTCTCTGTCGTCAGTTCAAAGCGGGTTTCGGGGATTTTCGGTGAGGGACTCACGCGCGCAGGATGCGCTCGCCGCGCCCGATCCCGCTGGTGCCGGTGCGCACGGTTTCCAGAATGGCGGTGCGGTCCAGGGCTTCGATGAAGGCATCGAGCTTGGACGCATCGCCCGTCAGTTCAATGGTGTAGCTCTTCTCGGTGACGTCGATGATGCGGCCGCGGAAGATGTCGGCCATGCGTTTCATCTCCTCGCGTTCCTTGCCGACGGCGCGCACCTTGATGAGCATCAGCTCGCGCTCGGTGTAGGCACCTTCGGTCAGGTCGACGACCTTCACCACTTCGATCAGGCGGTTGAGGTGCTTGGTGATCTGCTCGATCACGTCGTCGGACCCGGTGGTCACGATGGTCATGCGCGAGAGCGACGGGTCTTCCGTCGGCGCGACCGTGAGGCTTTCGATGTTGTAGCCGCGGGCCGAGAACAGCGCGACCACGCGCGACAAGGCTCCTGGTTCGTTTTCCAGCAGCAGGGCAATGATGTGTTTCATGGTGTGTAGCGCGCTCTTCAGGACATGGGCGGTAACCCATGGCCCTTGGCCACGCTGTCCGTGAGTGAAGTTGAATTGGCCGAAGGCGTTCGGCGCGTCTCCCAGGCGGTCGGGTGGGCGCGGTAACGCACCACCCCTGGCTGGGTTCAGCGCTTCACAGGTCTTCGGACCCGAGCAGCATCTCCGAGATGCCCTTGCCGGCCTGCACCATCGGCCAGACGTTCTCCGTGGGGTCGGTGCGGATGTCGAGGAAAACGGTGCGGTCCTTGAGCTTGATGGCTTCGCGCAGGGCCGGTTCCACATCGCCCGGCTTCTCGACCAGCAGACCGACGTGGCCATAGGCCTCGGCGAGCTTCACGAAGTCGGGCAACGCGTCCATGTAGCTGTGCGAGTAGCGGCCCTGGTAGTCCAGTTCCTGCCACTGGCGCACCATGCCGAGGTAGCGGTTGTTGAGCGAGACCACCTTGACCGGCGTCTTGTACTGCAGGCAGGTCGACAATTCCTGGATGCACATCTGGATGGAGCCTTCGCCGGTGATGCAGAACACGTCTGAATCGGGCTTGGCCATCTTGATGCCCATCGCGTACGGCAGGCCGACGCCCATCGTGCCCAGGCCGCCGGAGTTGATCCAGCGGCGAGGCTCCTCGAAGCGGTAGAACTGCGCCGCCCACATCTGGTGCTGGCCGACGTCGGAGGTGATGTAGGTGTCGCGGTTGCGGGTCAGCTCGCACAGCGTCTCGACGACGTACTGAGGTTTGATGACCTCGGTGCTGTTCTTGTACTTCAGGCACTCGCGTTTGCGCCATTCGTTGATCTGGCCCCACCAGGCCGACAGCGACTGCACGTCAGGCTTGGCCTGTGCTTCCTTGATCTGGGCGATCAGCTCCTGCAGCACATCCTTCACGTCGCCCACGATGGGGATGTCGACCTTGACGCGCTTGGAGATCGACGACGGGTCGATGTCGATGTGAATGATCTTGCGCTCGACGGTGGCGAAATGCTTCGGGTTGCCGATCACACGGTCGTCGAACCGGGCGCCCACGGCCAGCAGGACGTCGCAGTTCTGCATCGTCATGTTGGCTTCGTAGGTGCCGTGCATGCCCAGCATGCCGAGGAACTTAGGGTCGCTCGCCGGAATGGCACCCAGGCCCATCAGCGTGTTGGTGCACGGGTAGCCCAACAGATTGGTCAGTTCCCGCAGTTCGGCCGAGGCGTTGCCCAGCACTACGCCGCCGCCGGTGTAGATATAGGGGCGCTTGGCCGCCAGCAGCAACTGCACGGCCTTGCGGATCTGGCCTCCATGGCCCTTGCGCGCCGGGTTGTACGAGCGCATCTCGACGCTCGCCGGGTAGTGGAACGGAGCGGTCTTGAGCGAGACATCCTTCGGGATGTCGACCACCACCGGCCCAGGGCGGCCGGTGCGGGCGATGTGGAAGGCCTTCTTCAAGGTCGTCGCGAGGTCGCGCACGTCCTTCACCAGGAAGTTGTGCTTGACGATCGGGCGCGTGATGCCGACGGTGTCGCATTCCTGGAAGGCGTCGAGGCCGATCGCCGGCGTGGGGACCTGGCCGGTGATGATCACCATCGGGATCGAGTCCATGTACGCGGTCGCGATGCCGGTCACGGCATTGGTCACGCCAGGGCCCGAGGTCACGAGTGCGACGCCGACGTCGCCGGTCGCACGGGCGTAGCCGTCGGCCGCGTGGATCGCCGCTT
This genomic interval carries:
- a CDS encoding acetolactate synthase 3 catalytic subunit; amino-acid sequence: MDMSAADIKRAASAQPQNSPSAEPNGSEILVRCLQAEGVKFLWGYPGGAVLYIYDALYKQESIEHILVRHEQAAIHAADGYARATGDVGVALVTSGPGVTNAVTGIATAYMDSIPMVIITGQVPTPAIGLDAFQECDTVGITRPIVKHNFLVKDVRDLATTLKKAFHIARTGRPGPVVVDIPKDVSLKTAPFHYPASVEMRSYNPARKGHGGQIRKAVQLLLAAKRPYIYTGGGVVLGNASAELRELTNLLGYPCTNTLMGLGAIPASDPKFLGMLGMHGTYEANMTMQNCDVLLAVGARFDDRVIGNPKHFATVERKIIHIDIDPSSISKRVKVDIPIVGDVKDVLQELIAQIKEAQAKPDVQSLSAWWGQINEWRKRECLKYKNSTEVIKPQYVVETLCELTRNRDTYITSDVGQHQMWAAQFYRFEEPRRWINSGGLGTMGVGLPYAMGIKMAKPDSDVFCITGEGSIQMCIQELSTCLQYKTPVKVVSLNNRYLGMVRQWQELDYQGRYSHSYMDALPDFVKLAEAYGHVGLLVEKPGDVEPALREAIKLKDRTVFLDIRTDPTENVWPMVQAGKGISEMLLGSEDL
- the ilvC gene encoding ketol-acid reductoisomerase, yielding MKVYYDKDADLSLIKGKNVAIIGYGSQGHAHAQNLNDSGVKVTVGLRKGGASWGKVEKAGLKVAEVADAVKAADVVMILLPDEQIAAVYYKDIEPNIRQGASLVFAHGFNVHYGFVTPRADLDVWMVAPKAPGHTVRGTYTQGGGVPHLIAVHADKSGKARDLALSYAAANGGGKAGIIETNFREETETDLFGEQAVLCGGTVELIKAGFETLTEAGYAPEMAYFECLHELKLIVDMIYEGGIANMNYSISNNAEYGEYVTGPRVVTEETKKVMKQVLKDIQTGDYAKSFILENKAGAPTLLSRRRLMAEHPIEQVGEKLRAMMPWIKKNKLVDQSKN
- the ilvN gene encoding acetolactate synthase small subunit codes for the protein MKHIIALLLENEPGALSRVVALFSARGYNIESLTVAPTEDPSLSRMTIVTTGSDDVIEQITKHLNRLIEVVKVVDLTEGAYTERELMLIKVRAVGKEREEMKRMADIFRGRIIDVTEKSYTIELTGDASKLDAFIEALDRTAILETVRTGTSGIGRGERILRA
- the pssA gene encoding CDP-diacylglycerol--serine O-phosphatidyltransferase codes for the protein MHDGVQPVADADEAPARPRRKGIYILPNLFTLAALFGGFYGIVMAMNGRFEQAAIGIFCAMVLDSLDGRVARMTNTQSTFGEQMDSLSDMVSFGAAPALIVYEWALKGLGKLGWIAAFVYCSCAALRLARFNTNLGVVDKRFFQGLPSPAAAALVMGFIWLMDDSGFKVALTGDWLRWTAFGFALYAGLTMVTNVPFYSFKDVSFKRSVPFIVIVAIALGIAFITLHPPLVLFGLFVIYGLSGYGVYAWKRMKGRPVSVIATSMDEPDEEGLHR